A genomic segment from Luteolibacter ambystomatis encodes:
- a CDS encoding RHS repeat protein: MPIWKHRTALPRAASIFLICLLFLWSGFSASAGATHVHTYDKSGNRRTTTYAASGRFLASTYDKLNRLLTCTEKANASAATGSVTSYFYDLGGNVTRKVLPNGTENRSTYDALNRKLGEDTRTAAGGLVSRFDYSQSPGGWPTGYDGTGNVLRIVESYGSISGRTVTNSYDHAHRLTSEVAATTGSGTVTTGYAHDAANNRTQKVVTGGGDPGTWTSAYGTTSDGYNSNQLKSVTKGSAATTFLYDSNGNRSEKKVGTTTVQSYGYDFDNRLVTLTDNVKGTFSYSYDHRSRRVGRDESSAGGASTELSFSGGLSVQEYTSGTGTPVVELIRGSDWGGGIGGVLYTIRNGGTRSYNAYNSRGDVVSQTDTSGVITWQSSYEAFGTRTQEQGTTEDRQKANTKDEDPTGLLNEGFRYRDLEFGIFLTRDPAGIVDGPNVYTYVSQNPWTMFDPEGLRMFRGETPQGEDPILHVLGLFGEKVGQMQKALGEGLDWVGGKATGKTPEKFRSDK; this comes from the coding sequence GTGCCAATCTGGAAGCATCGCACCGCTTTGCCCCGTGCGGCCTCCATTTTCCTGATCTGCCTGCTGTTTCTGTGGAGCGGTTTTTCTGCCTCCGCCGGGGCGACGCATGTCCACACCTACGACAAGTCCGGCAACCGCCGCACCACCACCTACGCCGCCAGCGGACGCTTTCTCGCCAGCACCTATGACAAGCTCAACCGGCTCTTGACCTGCACCGAGAAGGCGAACGCCTCCGCTGCCACCGGCAGCGTCACCAGCTACTTCTACGATCTCGGCGGCAACGTCACCCGCAAGGTCCTGCCCAATGGCACGGAGAACCGGTCCACCTACGATGCGCTCAACCGCAAGCTCGGCGAGGACACCCGCACCGCCGCGGGCGGGCTGGTGTCGCGGTTCGACTACTCGCAGTCGCCGGGCGGCTGGCCGACGGGGTATGATGGCACGGGCAACGTGCTCAGGATCGTCGAGTCCTACGGCTCGATCAGCGGCCGCACCGTCACCAACAGCTACGACCACGCCCATCGCCTCACCAGCGAGGTCGCGGCCACCACCGGCAGCGGCACCGTCACCACCGGCTACGCCCACGATGCGGCGAACAACCGCACCCAGAAGGTCGTCACCGGCGGCGGCGATCCCGGCACCTGGACCTCCGCCTACGGCACCACCTCGGACGGCTACAACAGCAACCAGCTCAAGAGCGTCACCAAGGGCTCGGCCGCCACCACCTTCCTCTACGACTCCAATGGCAACCGCTCGGAGAAGAAGGTCGGGACCACCACCGTCCAAAGCTACGGCTACGATTTTGACAACCGCCTTGTCACGTTGACGGACAATGTCAAAGGCACATTCTCCTACAGCTATGACCACCGCAGCCGTCGTGTCGGCCGCGATGAGAGTTCGGCGGGCGGCGCGAGCACCGAGCTTTCCTTCTCGGGCGGCCTGTCGGTGCAGGAATACACCAGCGGCACTGGCACGCCGGTGGTGGAGCTCATCCGCGGCAGCGACTGGGGCGGCGGCATCGGCGGCGTGCTCTACACGATCCGAAACGGCGGCACGCGCAGCTACAACGCCTATAACTCACGCGGCGACGTTGTCAGCCAGACGGACACCTCCGGGGTGATCACCTGGCAATCGAGCTACGAAGCTTTCGGCACCCGCACCCAGGAACAGGGCACGACGGAGGACCGCCAGAAGGCCAACACCAAGGACGAGGACCCCACCGGCCTCCTCAACGAAGGCTTCCGCTACCGCGACCTTGAGTTCGGCATCTTCCTGACCCGCGATCCGGCAGGCATCGTGGACGGTCCCAATGTCTACACGTATGTAAGCCAAAACCCGTGGACGATGTTCGATCCTGAAGGATTGAGAATGTTCAGAGGAGAGACCCCCCAGGGAGAGGATCCAATTTTACATGTTCTTGGCTTGTTTGGCGAGAAGGTCGGACAAATGCAAAAAGCCCTGGGAGAGGGGCTCGATTGGGTTGGGGGTAAGGCAACTGGGAAAACCCCGGAAAAGTTCAGGTCTGACAAATAG
- a CDS encoding sigma-70 family RNA polymerase sigma factor, protein MAYESDSSLKLYLREISKTPLLTPEEEIQLAKRIKKGDKEARSHMIRANLRLVVKIAQDYAGYGLPISDLISEGNIGLMKAVERFDPKKGGKLSTYAAWWIKQSIKRALANQSKTIRLPVHMVDKIAKMRRISTILAEALGREPTEEELADEIGLPRRKLAMLKQASQRPTSLDAPINEGEATEYGEIIGDERAGNPLEMLADKNLHNQLDGLLSVLDERERKIIDERFGLTGKKPLTLEEVGRQFGVTRERIRQLQNSALNKMRRALRKKEKPMPKPLGATPAEA, encoded by the coding sequence ATGGCCTACGAATCAGATAGCAGCCTGAAGCTTTACCTGAGGGAGATTTCCAAGACGCCGCTACTGACGCCTGAAGAAGAGATCCAGCTGGCGAAGCGCATCAAGAAGGGGGACAAGGAAGCCCGGTCCCACATGATCCGCGCGAACCTCCGCCTGGTGGTGAAGATCGCCCAGGATTACGCGGGTTACGGCCTGCCGATCTCCGACCTCATTTCCGAAGGCAACATCGGCCTGATGAAGGCCGTGGAGCGCTTCGACCCGAAGAAGGGTGGCAAGCTCTCGACCTACGCCGCATGGTGGATCAAGCAATCCATCAAGCGCGCGCTGGCCAACCAGTCGAAAACCATCCGCCTGCCCGTCCACATGGTGGACAAGATCGCCAAGATGCGCCGCATCTCCACGATCCTGGCCGAAGCACTGGGCCGCGAGCCCACGGAAGAGGAACTCGCCGACGAAATCGGCCTGCCCCGCCGCAAGCTTGCCATGCTCAAGCAGGCCTCGCAGCGCCCGACCTCGCTGGATGCCCCGATCAACGAGGGCGAAGCCACCGAATACGGTGAAATCATTGGCGACGAACGTGCCGGCAACCCGCTGGAAATGCTCGCCGACAAGAACCTTCACAACCAGCTCGACGGCCTGCTGTCCGTGCTCGACGAGCGCGAACGCAAGATCATCGACGAACGCTTCGGCCTCACCGGCAAGAAGCCTCTCACGCTCGAGGAGGTCGGTCGCCAGTTCGGCGTGACCCGCGAGCGCATCCGCCAGCTCCAGAACTCGGCGCTCAACAAGATGCGCCGGGCCCTTCGCAAGAAGGAAAAGCCGATGCCGAAGCCCCTCGGGGCCACCCCGGCGGAAGCCTGA
- a CDS encoding quinone-dependent dihydroorotate dehydrogenase, whose protein sequence is MFDAYSLLRPLLFRLDAETAHHLSLKALRLAEGSGLLQLAFPSDEFATPVEVMGLRFPNRLGLAAGLDKEGNTIDALGRLGFGFVEIGTITPRPQPGNPKPRLFRLISHEAIINRMGFNNPGIEAGVANVRGTRNFHGVIGFNIGKNKDTPNENAADDYLACLKAAYAVADYIVVNLSSPNTPGLRDLQGEEASARLLETLKKEQEKLSIQHGRKVPLLFKVAPDLEPAHIQGLARVFREGGLDGLIATNTTLDRSLVQGHPRASEAGGLSGKPLTTRSTEVIAAFASELGGRIPIIGVGGISTVEDARAKLRAGASLVQIYSSFIFRGPELVKELVKNL, encoded by the coding sequence GTGTTCGACGCCTACTCCCTGCTCCGCCCGCTGCTTTTCCGTCTTGATGCCGAGACCGCGCACCATCTCAGCCTGAAAGCCCTACGCCTTGCGGAAGGCTCCGGATTGTTGCAACTTGCATTCCCGTCCGATGAGTTCGCGACGCCAGTGGAGGTGATGGGGCTGAGATTTCCGAACCGGTTGGGCCTCGCGGCGGGCCTCGACAAGGAGGGGAATACGATCGATGCGCTCGGGCGGCTGGGTTTCGGGTTCGTGGAAATCGGCACCATCACGCCGCGTCCACAACCGGGAAATCCGAAGCCGCGTTTGTTCCGCCTGATTTCCCATGAGGCGATCATCAATCGGATGGGCTTCAATAATCCGGGAATCGAGGCGGGGGTCGCCAACGTGCGCGGAACCCGGAATTTCCACGGCGTGATCGGTTTCAACATCGGAAAGAACAAGGACACGCCGAACGAGAACGCGGCGGATGATTACCTGGCTTGTCTCAAGGCGGCGTATGCGGTGGCGGATTACATCGTGGTGAATTTGTCCTCGCCGAATACCCCGGGCCTGCGCGACTTGCAGGGTGAGGAGGCGTCGGCCCGGTTGCTGGAGACCTTGAAGAAGGAGCAGGAGAAGCTGTCCATCCAGCACGGCAGGAAGGTGCCGCTGTTGTTCAAGGTGGCACCGGATCTGGAGCCTGCGCACATCCAGGGATTGGCGCGGGTGTTCCGCGAGGGTGGCTTGGACGGCTTGATCGCCACCAATACCACGCTCGACCGCTCGCTGGTGCAGGGGCATCCGCGTGCCAGCGAGGCGGGTGGCCTTTCCGGCAAGCCCTTGACCACACGCAGCACGGAAGTGATCGCGGCCTTCGCTTCGGAACTGGGCGGCCGCATCCCGATCATCGGGGTGGGTGGCATTTCCACGGTGGAGGATGCCCGGGCGAAATTGCGCGCGGGAGCCTCGCTGGTGCAGATCTACAGCTCGTTCATTTTCCGCGGACCGGAACTCGTGAAAGAATTGGTGAAGAATCTTTGA
- a CDS encoding YMGG-like glycine zipper-containing protein, whose protein sequence is MKKILLCTPAVIAAMALSSCADAGPNTQRGAATGALLGAGAGAIIGHQSGRTLEGAAIGAGSGALIGGAYGNARDQEDRRYYGGY, encoded by the coding sequence ATGAAAAAGATCCTGCTTTGCACTCCCGCCGTCATCGCTGCCATGGCTCTCTCGAGCTGCGCTGACGCCGGCCCGAACACCCAGCGTGGTGCCGCCACCGGCGCGCTTCTCGGCGCGGGTGCGGGTGCCATCATCGGCCACCAGTCCGGCCGCACCCTCGAAGGTGCCGCCATCGGTGCCGGTTCCGGCGCGCTTATCGGCGGTGCCTACGGCAACGCCCGCGACCAGGAAGACCGCCGCTACTACGGCGGCTACTAA
- a CDS encoding protein-disulfide reductase DsbD family protein, which yields MRRLATFLFLAASALLPVRAQYDFGQLGGDGGKEGSSATLVSEVKSIAPGKPFTVALQLKHPEEWHSYYVNSGGVEKAPELKWTLPDGFTAGLIQWPTPEVKDGFFGKSFVFGGSPVFLVDITPPSTLKAGDHAKLELAAGWQICKEMCKDEKATLNLDLTVADAPVTDASKAEFFQKVRKTHPRASTAWSYISVNKGDTFEVRLTPGAGAAGDLDKAGLEFVPAVPFVQALSDGGSLKHEGSSWVLVLKRKTKDALENDIPVGRTISGILSAKTPLDTTTGSPAIVLTDVGMITKVGSMVVEYSSVVVMENGQPGATDSSGKSVATSQDLPFPKLLFVLGSMAVGGLILNLMPCVFPVIGLKIMGFVQQAGEDRRKVVVHGLAFTAGVLISFWVLSGVLFAARAAAFAKTGSAESVGWGYQLQDPRVVLGLLLLMFVLALNMFGVFEIGASATSIGGSLQAKQGTMGAFFSGVLATLVATPCSAPFLGVAIGTAIGLPAVQFFLCFTAMGIGLAFPYLLLSCVPSLIRFLPRPGAWMESFKQAMSFLLFATAGYLLWVYVGQISLENMLGPVFGLSSIALGAWIYGRWHLPHRTARTRMTAVVLALVFVLGGVWLSKPPAKSALVWEHWSDARVQELLKQGTPVYVDFTAQWCATCQVNKKRAYTPEVIKLMNSRGVVTLKADKTNPDPAIETKLRELNRSAIPVNVLYVPGKEPVITPELLSPGYLTDLIGKEVPAK from the coding sequence ATGAGACGCCTCGCCACCTTTCTGTTCCTAGCCGCCTCCGCGCTGCTGCCGGTCCGCGCCCAGTATGACTTCGGCCAACTTGGAGGAGATGGTGGCAAGGAGGGTTCGAGCGCCACGCTGGTGTCCGAGGTGAAGTCGATCGCTCCCGGCAAGCCGTTCACCGTGGCGCTGCAATTGAAGCATCCGGAAGAGTGGCACAGCTACTACGTGAATTCCGGCGGTGTGGAGAAGGCTCCGGAGTTGAAGTGGACGCTGCCTGATGGATTCACCGCCGGACTCATCCAGTGGCCGACACCGGAAGTGAAGGACGGTTTCTTCGGCAAGAGCTTTGTGTTTGGCGGCAGCCCGGTCTTCCTCGTGGACATCACGCCACCCTCCACATTGAAGGCGGGCGACCACGCCAAGCTCGAACTCGCGGCGGGCTGGCAGATCTGCAAGGAGATGTGCAAGGATGAGAAGGCAACGCTGAATCTCGATCTGACAGTGGCGGATGCCCCGGTGACGGATGCTTCGAAGGCGGAGTTTTTCCAAAAGGTGCGCAAGACCCATCCACGTGCTTCCACCGCATGGAGCTACATTTCGGTGAACAAGGGCGATACCTTCGAGGTGAGGCTCACGCCGGGCGCCGGTGCTGCGGGTGATCTCGACAAAGCGGGATTGGAATTCGTTCCCGCAGTGCCATTCGTGCAGGCGCTGTCCGATGGGGGCTCGCTGAAGCACGAGGGATCTTCCTGGGTGCTGGTGCTGAAGCGCAAGACGAAGGACGCGTTGGAAAACGACATCCCTGTTGGCCGAACGATATCCGGTATTCTTTCTGCGAAGACTCCACTGGATACCACCACCGGCTCTCCGGCGATTGTGCTCACCGATGTTGGCATGATCACGAAGGTGGGTTCGATGGTCGTGGAGTATTCATCGGTCGTCGTCATGGAGAACGGCCAACCGGGTGCAACCGACTCGTCTGGTAAATCCGTGGCCACTTCACAAGACCTGCCGTTTCCGAAACTGCTGTTCGTGTTGGGTTCGATGGCCGTTGGCGGCCTGATCCTGAATCTGATGCCCTGCGTGTTTCCGGTGATCGGATTGAAGATCATGGGCTTCGTCCAGCAGGCCGGTGAGGATCGCAGGAAGGTGGTGGTCCATGGGTTGGCGTTCACCGCTGGCGTGCTGATTTCCTTCTGGGTGCTCAGTGGCGTGTTGTTCGCGGCACGCGCGGCGGCCTTTGCCAAGACCGGCTCCGCCGAGAGCGTGGGCTGGGGCTACCAACTTCAGGACCCGCGGGTGGTGCTGGGATTGTTGCTGCTGATGTTCGTGCTCGCTCTGAACATGTTCGGCGTTTTCGAGATTGGAGCGTCGGCTACATCGATTGGCGGTTCGTTGCAGGCGAAGCAGGGAACGATGGGGGCCTTTTTCTCCGGCGTGCTGGCCACGCTGGTGGCGACTCCTTGCTCGGCTCCGTTCCTGGGAGTCGCGATCGGTACGGCCATCGGGTTGCCCGCGGTGCAGTTTTTCCTATGCTTCACGGCGATGGGAATTGGACTCGCCTTCCCGTATCTGCTGCTGTCCTGCGTGCCTTCGCTGATCCGGTTCCTGCCGCGTCCGGGTGCGTGGATGGAAAGCTTCAAGCAGGCGATGAGCTTCCTGCTGTTTGCCACGGCGGGCTACCTGCTGTGGGTGTATGTCGGACAGATTTCGTTGGAGAACATGCTGGGGCCGGTGTTCGGCCTGAGCTCCATCGCACTCGGCGCGTGGATCTACGGTCGCTGGCATCTGCCGCACCGGACCGCGCGCACGCGCATGACAGCGGTGGTGCTCGCGCTTGTCTTCGTTCTTGGGGGTGTGTGGCTTTCCAAACCTCCGGCGAAAAGCGCTCTGGTGTGGGAACATTGGTCCGATGCGCGCGTGCAGGAACTTCTCAAGCAGGGCACTCCGGTCTATGTGGATTTCACCGCGCAGTGGTGCGCGACCTGCCAGGTCAACAAGAAGCGCGCCTACACTCCCGAGGTCATCAAGCTGATGAACAGCCGCGGAGTCGTCACCCTCAAGGCGGACAAGACCAATCCGGACCCGGCCATCGAAACCAAGCTGCGCGAGCTGAACCGCAGCGCGATCCCGGTGAATGTCCTGTACGTCCCGGGCAAGGAGCCGGTGATTACTCCGGAACTGCTTTCGCCCGGTTACCTCACCGACCTGATCGGGAAGGAAGTGCCGGCCAAGTGA
- a CDS encoding Smr/MutS family protein: MEEHDDIIPIEPGPELDLHTFHPSDLGDLLPEWFDGCLERGIHAIRVIHGKGSGALREGVHALLRKLPQVRDFQYPAGEGSGGWGATWVYLKPRE; encoded by the coding sequence ATGGAGGAACACGACGACATCATCCCGATCGAGCCGGGACCCGAGCTGGATCTACACACCTTCCACCCGTCCGATCTCGGCGACCTGCTTCCGGAATGGTTCGATGGCTGCCTGGAGCGCGGCATTCACGCCATACGCGTGATCCACGGCAAGGGCTCCGGCGCGCTCCGCGAGGGCGTCCACGCGCTGCTGCGGAAATTGCCGCAAGTACGGGATTTCCAGTATCCCGCCGGAGAAGGCTCCGGCGGCTGGGGTGCGACCTGGGTCTATCTCAAGCCACGCGAATGA
- a CDS encoding glycosyltransferase family 25 protein has protein sequence MKRSRIFAISLPRARSRRLHLLSQLLPTGWDFEVVDAVDGLATRPERLVVPVDAWPLTVTQVACYRSHLGVLQRIVDYQLDHAIVLEDDGVLDPAGEMTLENLWDHLPPDADHVQLHNLKFPFYDEYRCLEPGRRFNRVGPTSIGSWGYLISRRLAEHILIHHAEPRRPIDHLYIQLSRELQDRFGFHDTVDCLVNILPDEPSNINGAPRAKRDWWSGLRRLFKSSATS, from the coding sequence GTGAAACGCAGCCGCATCTTCGCCATCTCCCTGCCCCGCGCCCGCTCGCGCCGCCTGCACCTGCTGTCGCAGCTGCTGCCGACCGGCTGGGATTTCGAGGTGGTCGATGCGGTCGATGGCCTGGCCACCAGACCGGAGCGCCTCGTGGTGCCGGTGGATGCCTGGCCGCTGACGGTGACCCAGGTCGCGTGCTACCGGTCGCACCTCGGCGTGCTGCAAAGGATCGTCGACTACCAGCTGGACCACGCCATCGTGCTGGAGGACGATGGTGTGCTGGATCCTGCCGGGGAAATGACGCTGGAAAACCTGTGGGACCATCTCCCGCCGGACGCGGACCACGTGCAGCTCCACAACCTGAAGTTCCCCTTCTACGACGAATACCGTTGTTTGGAACCGGGCCGGCGTTTCAACCGTGTCGGCCCCACCAGCATCGGCTCCTGGGGCTACCTGATCTCCCGGAGGCTCGCAGAACACATCCTCATCCACCACGCGGAGCCCCGCCGCCCCATCGACCATCTCTACATCCAGCTCAGCCGCGAGTTGCAGGATCGCTTCGGATTCCACGACACCGTGGACTGCCTCGTGAACATCCTGCCGGACGAGCCATCCAATATCAACGGCGCTCCAAGGGCAAAGCGCGACTGGTGGAGTGGCTTGCGGCGCTTGTTCAAATCCTCCGCCACTTCCTGA
- a CDS encoding glycosyltransferase family 25 protein produces MSPIRTRIFLISLARQRERRERSLHQLEATGWDFEVVEGIDALRVKRRELVVPVHAWLNFFIGEVACYHSHLEVFRRITAADLDYGLILEDDLKLVPGTTMTLATVWDHLPPGADHIQLHNVRDEKFRGYRMIEPGERFNRVCPTNTGGWGYIVSRRLVDYVLEHHSIPRKPMDDVFIQLSRTRKDRFGFYDTVERLVDTHWGNPSSINRWIPAPRSARLTLRYWKEYQARKHHPPPAALSPTPNRA; encoded by the coding sequence ATGTCCCCCATCCGCACGCGGATTTTCCTGATCTCGCTGGCCCGGCAGCGGGAACGGCGGGAGCGCTCACTGCACCAGCTCGAGGCCACTGGCTGGGATTTCGAGGTGGTCGAAGGGATCGATGCGCTCCGGGTCAAGCGCCGCGAGCTGGTTGTGCCCGTGCATGCATGGCTGAATTTCTTCATCGGCGAAGTCGCCTGCTACCATTCGCATCTGGAGGTATTCCGGCGGATCACCGCCGCGGATCTCGATTACGGTCTGATCCTGGAGGACGACCTCAAGCTGGTGCCCGGCACCACGATGACTCTCGCCACCGTGTGGGACCATCTGCCGCCGGGCGCGGATCACATCCAGCTCCACAATGTCCGCGATGAAAAGTTCCGCGGCTACCGGATGATCGAGCCGGGCGAGCGCTTCAACCGCGTCTGCCCCACCAACACCGGCGGATGGGGTTACATCGTCTCGCGGCGGCTGGTGGATTACGTGCTGGAACATCATTCCATCCCGCGCAAGCCGATGGACGATGTCTTCATCCAGCTCAGCCGGACGCGGAAGGACCGTTTCGGCTTCTACGATACCGTGGAGCGGCTGGTGGACACGCATTGGGGGAACCCTTCTTCGATCAACCGCTGGATTCCTGCTCCACGCAGCGCCCGGCTCACGCTCCGTTATTGGAAAGAATACCAGGCGAGGAAACACCATCCGCCCCCGGCGGCCTTGTCGCCCACGCCAAACCGGGCATGA
- a CDS encoding DUF4177 domain-containing protein yields the protein MKPAYLIFIATCMVGAALVTAQSKTTPPEPASQPRWEYKILYEVLPSNDLSDKTDNLTETQFEKASSKALANHGNEGWELVSVTAHTSGNAESRTYYLKRLGR from the coding sequence ATGAAACCTGCATATTTGATCTTCATCGCCACCTGCATGGTTGGTGCGGCCCTCGTCACCGCGCAATCAAAGACCACTCCGCCGGAGCCCGCCTCCCAACCCCGCTGGGAATACAAAATTCTCTACGAAGTTCTCCCTTCAAATGATTTGTCCGACAAGACGGACAACCTCACGGAAACGCAGTTTGAAAAGGCCTCTTCGAAAGCATTAGCCAACCACGGAAACGAAGGATGGGAGCTCGTCTCAGTGACCGCCCATACAAGCGGCAATGCGGAATCCCGCACCTACTACCTGAAACGGTTGGGCAGGTAG
- a CDS encoding ArsR/SmtB family transcription factor, translating to MEALAAIADPTRRRIVEMLAERDRTAGEIVSEFRVSAPAISQHLKVLREAGWVTVRVDGQHRVQSLNPKAIAEVEGWLARTKQFWSNRLDALERALEADRGKHHKPKKSS from the coding sequence GTGGAAGCTCTCGCCGCCATTGCCGATCCGACCCGCCGCCGCATCGTGGAGATGCTGGCGGAGCGGGATCGCACGGCGGGCGAGATCGTGTCTGAGTTCCGCGTCAGCGCCCCCGCGATTTCCCAGCACTTGAAGGTGCTGCGGGAAGCGGGTTGGGTGACGGTGCGGGTGGATGGACAGCACCGTGTCCAATCGCTCAATCCCAAGGCCATTGCCGAGGTGGAGGGATGGCTGGCGCGCACCAAGCAATTCTGGTCGAACCGTCTCGATGCTCTGGAGCGGGCGTTGGAGGCGGATCGTGGCAAACATCACAAACCAAAGAAATCGTCATGA
- a CDS encoding SRPBCC family protein, translated as MSAYGTIVEPGVVRFERLLPGPIERVWEFLTDSEKRGLWLASGPMELHAGGNLTWRFHHADLSSVPEETPEKYRDESGGCTHHMIAKVTRCEPPHVLAFTWPGDGTESEVTFELHERQEKVLLILTHRRLADRKEMQDVSGGWHSHLRVLADRLEGREPGPFWGPHMETEKAYERIYAES; from the coding sequence ATGAGTGCCTATGGAACCATTGTAGAGCCGGGAGTGGTCCGCTTCGAGCGGTTGCTGCCGGGGCCGATCGAGCGGGTGTGGGAGTTTCTCACTGATTCGGAGAAGCGCGGACTTTGGCTGGCCAGCGGACCGATGGAGCTGCATGCGGGAGGCAATCTGACATGGCGGTTCCATCATGCGGATCTGTCCTCGGTGCCGGAAGAGACGCCGGAGAAATACCGCGATGAAAGCGGCGGCTGCACCCATCACATGATCGCGAAGGTGACGCGCTGCGAGCCGCCGCATGTGCTGGCATTCACGTGGCCGGGCGATGGCACGGAATCCGAGGTGACCTTCGAGTTGCACGAGCGCCAGGAGAAGGTGCTGCTCATTCTCACGCACCGCCGTCTCGCGGATCGCAAGGAGATGCAGGATGTCTCCGGTGGCTGGCACAGTCACCTGCGGGTACTCGCGGATCGTCTGGAAGGCCGGGAGCCGGGGCCCTTCTGGGGACCGCACATGGAGACCGAGAAAGCATACGAAAGAATCTACGCCGAATCATGA
- a CDS encoding SRPBCC family protein encodes MSTPPIVKIVRRYQAAAEKVFDAWLDLGMLSRWMFGPDMRDEEIVRLTLDARPGGRFSFVVRRGDQEIDHVGQYLEIERPRRLKFTWGLAGMSVDESWVTIDIVADGGACELTLTHELDPAWSDYADRTKQGWTMMCGKLAEVLER; translated from the coding sequence ATGAGCACGCCGCCGATCGTCAAGATCGTCCGCCGTTATCAAGCTGCGGCGGAGAAGGTGTTCGATGCCTGGCTGGACCTTGGGATGCTCTCACGCTGGATGTTCGGACCGGACATGCGGGATGAGGAGATCGTGCGGCTGACGCTGGATGCGCGGCCGGGCGGACGGTTCTCGTTCGTGGTGCGGCGTGGCGATCAGGAGATTGATCACGTGGGGCAATACCTGGAGATCGAGCGGCCACGGAGATTGAAGTTCACCTGGGGGCTTGCGGGGATGTCGGTCGATGAGAGCTGGGTGACGATCGACATCGTGGCGGATGGCGGGGCCTGTGAATTGACGCTCACCCATGAGCTTGATCCGGCTTGGAGCGACTATGCGGATCGTACCAAGCAGGGCTGGACGATGATGTGCGGCAAGCTGGCGGAGGTGTTGGAGAGGTAG
- a CDS encoding aminopeptidase: MRFLLVLLPLLCASCSTVHFYSQAVAGQMDVMSRQKPVGRLKADPNTDAKLRKKLELTTRLLAFARDHLDMPNGGAYEKYADLHREHLVWVIHAAPELSMEAKQWWYPVIGKQSYRGYFNEADARAEEARLHRDGYETWCDGIDAYSTLGVFRDPLLNTFIDRDEVELAELIFHELSHRRYHVSGNTKFNEGMAEAVARESVRRWFTANHRPDIVRYYEQRLHRLAQARAAIGTTSANLKTIYASGASDAVKRQRKTREYTRLKTNLRALRGQWGGGLKSWIEDPINNARLNSFTTYEDEVPRFTKLLLHDCHGDFPTFWKEVSKLKK, from the coding sequence GTGCGATTCCTCCTCGTCCTGCTTCCACTCCTCTGTGCCTCGTGCAGCACGGTTCATTTCTATTCACAGGCGGTGGCAGGGCAGATGGACGTCATGTCGCGCCAGAAGCCGGTGGGCCGCCTGAAGGCCGATCCGAACACGGATGCAAAGCTGCGCAAAAAGCTGGAACTCACCACCCGCCTGCTCGCCTTCGCCCGCGACCATCTCGACATGCCCAACGGCGGAGCCTACGAGAAATACGCGGACCTCCACCGCGAGCATCTCGTATGGGTGATCCACGCAGCACCGGAGCTCTCGATGGAGGCAAAGCAGTGGTGGTATCCCGTGATCGGGAAACAAAGCTACCGCGGCTACTTCAACGAGGCCGATGCCCGCGCCGAAGAAGCGAGGCTGCATCGCGATGGCTACGAGACCTGGTGCGATGGCATTGATGCCTATTCCACCCTCGGAGTCTTCCGCGACCCACTGCTGAACACCTTCATCGACCGCGATGAAGTGGAACTTGCGGAACTGATTTTCCACGAGCTATCCCACCGCCGCTACCACGTCTCCGGGAACACCAAGTTCAATGAAGGCATGGCCGAGGCCGTGGCGCGTGAAAGCGTCCGCCGCTGGTTCACCGCGAATCATCGTCCGGACATCGTGCGCTACTACGAGCAACGCCTGCACCGCCTCGCCCAAGCGCGCGCCGCCATCGGCACCACCTCCGCGAACCTCAAAACGATCTACGCCAGTGGCGCGAGCGATGCCGTGAAGCGCCAACGCAAGACCCGCGAATACACCCGTCTCAAAACCAACCTCCGCGCGCTCCGCGGCCAATGGGGCGGCGGTCTCAAGTCATGGATCGAGGACCCGATCAACAACGCCCGTCTCAATTCCTTCACCACCTACGAGGATGAAGTGCCGCGCTTCACCAAGCTGCTGTTGCATGACTGCCATGGCGACTTCCCGACGTTCTGGAAAGAGGTGAGCAAGCTGAAGAAGTAG